In Streptomyces sp. NBC_01426, one genomic interval encodes:
- a CDS encoding MFS transporter, producing MATVNQPAVDHAADPADPGYRAVFRVREFRSVFAAHLMSVLGVVVAEISLTVLVYRLTGSPLMSALTFALGFLPYALGGTLLAGLADRYPARRVLVGCDLVCAACAAAMVLPGTPVAGLLALRCAMSFVAPLFQGARSASLADILGTGDVFVLGRSLLRMVAQSAQLIGFGLGGLLLTVLPPRGALALTAAGFLGSALLLRLGTAARPARAGAGGTPLGGLRAVFGHRRTRVLTLLFWLPPVFVVVPEALLAPYVDGIGAGTVALGLLMCALPVGTIAGELWAGSVLTARTRSRIVAPLAAAGLSPLLLYAARPGIAVTLAALLLAGLAHAYTLGLDRMYVDAVPEELRGRAMTLLGTGMMTLQGVGMALAGLAAEFLPVHVVVTASGVLGTLVVLALLAELRACAPAAGGPRDETGLTAK from the coding sequence ATGGCAACCGTCAACCAACCGGCCGTCGATCACGCGGCGGACCCGGCCGACCCCGGATACCGGGCCGTCTTCCGGGTCCGGGAGTTCCGGAGCGTCTTCGCCGCGCACCTGATGTCCGTGCTCGGCGTCGTCGTCGCCGAGATCAGCCTGACCGTCCTCGTGTACCGGCTGACCGGCTCACCGCTGATGAGCGCGCTCACCTTCGCCCTCGGATTCCTCCCCTACGCCCTCGGCGGCACCCTGCTCGCCGGGCTCGCCGACCGGTACCCCGCCCGCCGGGTGCTCGTTGGCTGCGACCTCGTCTGCGCGGCCTGCGCGGCGGCCATGGTCCTGCCCGGCACCCCCGTCGCCGGGCTCCTCGCCCTGCGCTGCGCCATGTCGTTCGTCGCACCCCTCTTCCAGGGCGCCCGCAGTGCCTCGCTCGCCGACATCCTCGGGACCGGCGACGTTTTCGTCCTCGGCCGGTCGCTGCTGCGCATGGTCGCGCAGAGCGCCCAACTCATCGGATTCGGCCTCGGGGGGCTGCTGCTCACGGTCCTCCCGCCCCGCGGGGCCCTCGCGCTCACCGCCGCCGGCTTCCTGGGCTCCGCGCTCCTGCTGCGCCTCGGCACGGCGGCCCGACCCGCCCGCGCCGGCGCCGGCGGCACCCCGCTCGGCGGGCTGCGGGCCGTCTTCGGGCACCGCCGGACGCGCGTGCTGACGCTGCTGTTCTGGCTGCCGCCGGTCTTCGTCGTGGTCCCCGAGGCGCTGCTCGCCCCGTACGTCGACGGCATCGGCGCCGGAACCGTCGCCCTCGGCCTGCTGATGTGCGCGCTGCCCGTCGGCACCATCGCGGGTGAACTCTGGGCGGGCTCCGTACTCACCGCCCGAACGCGTTCGCGGATCGTGGCCCCGCTCGCGGCGGCCGGCCTGTCGCCGCTCCTGCTGTACGCCGCGCGGCCGGGCATCGCCGTCACCCTGGCGGCGCTGCTGCTGGCCGGGCTGGCGCACGCGTACACCCTCGGGCTCGACCGGATGTACGTGGACGCCGTGCCCGAGGAGCTGCGCGGTCGGGCGATGACCCTGCTCGGGACCGGGATGATGACCCTCCAGGGAGTCGGCATGGCCCTGGCCGGGCTCGCCGCCGAGTTCCTGCCGGTCCACGTCGTCGTCACCGCGTCGGGGGTGCTCGGCACCCTCGTCGTCCTGGCCCTGCTGGCCGAATTGCGCGCCTGCGCCCCGGCCGCCGGGGGGCCGAGGGATGAGACGGGGCTGACCGCCAAATGA